In Anopheles cruzii chromosome X, idAnoCruzAS_RS32_06, whole genome shotgun sequence, one genomic interval encodes:
- the LOC128272675 gene encoding phospholipase A1 member A, whose product MASYGARQDDLLSFLPDQDDLLANRLGTVIGAFGNTLSQLLFGSNDVSTDVTFWCATINQPEYVQTYVDDPLLAQKLDPSKPILLLAHGWTDNVNRTWVKQTVADYIRLIGGNICAVDWSPLALVEYNLAARNTPKVGRYLGKFVQSLLGRGFNINQVTLVGHSMGAHIAGIAGAYLGGQVPSVIGLDPAGPGFTKPIPVPVDRRLDRTDGRFVQAIHTDKSIIGTSMNLGHEDYYANSGASPQPGCEFPLVNNDTTKAYLQFICSHFKAVEYFRASLDRQNVFEGTACASYYNYKRNDCGPTGRARDDFGLFNSGTATGSLFVAIDKTVYPYARTASRSAGK is encoded by the exons CTGATCAGGATGATCTGTTGGCCAACCGGCTCGGGACCGTGATCGGTGCGTTCGGGAACACCCTGTCCCAGCTCCTGTTCGGCTCGAATGACGTCAGCACGGACGTGACGTTCTGGTGTGCGACCAT CAATCAACCGGAGTACGTCCAGACGTACGTGGACGACCCGCTGCTGGCGCAGAAGTTGGACCCTTCGAAACCGATCCTCCTGCTGGCGCACGGCTGGACCGACAACGTTAACCGGACCTGGGTGAAGCAGACCGTCGCCGACTACATCCGGCTGATCGGTGGCAACATCTGTGCGGTCGACTGGAGCCCACTGGCGCTGGTCGAGTACAATCTGGCGGCGCGCAACACACCGAAGGTGGGCCGCTACCTGGGCAAGTTCGTCCAGTCGTTGCTGGGGCGGGGCTTCAACATCAACCAGGTGACGCTGGTAGGGCACAGTATGGGGGCACACATTGCCGGCATCGCGGGCGCCTACCTTGGCGGCCAGGTCCCGAGCGTGATCGGCTTGgatccggccgggccgggcttcaCCAAGCCgatcccggttccggtcgacCGGCGGCTCGATCGCACCGATGGCCGCTTCGTCCAGGCGATCCACACCGACAAGAGCATCATCGGGACGTCGATGAACCTGGGCCACGAGGACTACTACGCGAATAGTGGCGCGAGCCCGCAGCCCGGCTGTGAGTTCCCGCTCGTCAACAACGACACCACCAAAGCATACC TGCAATTCATCTGCAGCCACTTCAAGGCGGTTGAGTACTTCCGGGCATCGCTGGATCGCCAGAACGTGTTCGAGGGTACGGCCTGCGCGTCCTACTACAACTACAAGCGCAACGACTGtggcccgaccggccgggcccgggacgaCTTCGGGCTGTTCAACAGCGGGACCGCCACCGGGTCGCTGTTTGTCGCGATCGACAAAACGGTCTACCCGTACGCCCGGACAGCCTCACGGAGTGCCGGCAAATAA